Proteins encoded together in one Miscanthus floridulus cultivar M001 chromosome 16, ASM1932011v1, whole genome shotgun sequence window:
- the LOC136511499 gene encoding LOW QUALITY PROTEIN: 3-ketoacyl-CoA synthase 4-like (The sequence of the model RefSeq protein was modified relative to this genomic sequence to represent the inferred CDS: deleted 1 base in 1 codon) has translation MNGGAAPPSAASAATAAATPPHRRLPDFLQSVNLKYVKLGYHYLITHLLTLMLLPLMAVILLEAGPTDPDDLRQLWLHLQYNLVSVLVLSAVLVFGATVYVLTRPRPVYLVDFACYKPPAHLQVPFEEFMRHSKLCGFSEDALEFQRKILERSGLSEETYAPEAMHAIPPQPTMANARAEAETVMFGALDNLFRSTGIKPKDVGVLVVNCSLFNPTPSLSAMIVNKYKLRGNIRSFNLGGMGCSAGVIAVDLARDMLQVHRGTYAVVVSTENITQNWYFGNRKSMLIPNCLFRVGGAAVLLSSRGADRRRAKYSLRHVVRTHKGADDKAFNCVYQEQDGEGKTGVSLSKDLMAIAGGALKTNITTLGPLVLPVSEQLLFFATLVAKKLLSAKMKPYIPDFKLAFEHFCIHAGGRAVIDELEKNLQLSPAHVEASRMTLHRFGNTSSSSIWYELAYMEAKGRVRRGHRIWQIAFGSGFKCNSAVWHALRNVKPSPDNPWEDCIDRYPVELVDGFPTHTPQQ, from the exons ATGAACGGAGGCGCTGCCCCGCCGTCGGCGGCGAGCGCGGCCACGGCCGCCGCGACGCCGCCTCACCGGCGGCTGCCGGACTTCCTCCAGAGCGTGAACCTCAAGTACGTCAAGCTGGGGTACCACTACCTCATCACCCACCTGCTGACGCTGATGCTGCTCCCGCTGATGGCCGTGATCCTCCTCGAGGCCGGGCCCACCGACCCCGACGACCTGCGgcagctgtggctccacctccaGTACAACCTCGTGTCCGTGCTCGTCCTCTCCGCCGTGCTCGTGTTCGGCGCCACCGTGTACGTGCTCACCCGCCCCCGCCCCGTCTACCTGGTGGACTTCGCCTGCTACAAGCCGCCCGCCCACCTCCAGGTCCCGTTCGAGGAGTTCATGCGCCACTCCAAGCTGTGCGGCTTCTCCGAGGACGCGCTGGAGTTCCAGCGCAAGATCCTGGAGCGGTCCGGGCTCAGCGAGGAGACGTACGCCCCCGAGGCCATGCACGCGATCCCGCCGCAGCCCACGATGGCCAACGCCCGCGCCGAGGCCGAGACCGTCATGTTCGGCGCGCTCGACAACCTGTTCAGGTCCACGGGCATCAAGCCCAAGGACGTTGGCGTGCTCGTGGTGAACTGCAGCCTCTTC AACCCCACGCCGTCGCTGTCGGCCATGATCGTGAACAAGTACAAGCTCCGCGGGAACATCCGCAGCTTCAACCTCGGCGGGATGGGGTGCAGCGCCGGCGTGATCGCCGTGGACCTGGCCCGCGACATGCTGCAGGTGCACCGCGGCACCTACGCCGTGGTGGTAAGCACGGAGAACATCACCCAGAACTGGTACTTCGGGAACCGCAAGTCGATGCTGATCCCGAACTGCCTGTTCCGCGTGGGCGGCGCGGCGGTGCTGCTGTCGAGCCGCGGCGCGGACCGGCGGCGCGCCAAGTACTCGCTGAGGCACGTGGTGCGCACGCACAAGGGCGCGGACGACAAGGCGTTCAACTGCGTGTACCAGGAGCAGGACGGCGAGGGCAAGACCGGCGTGTCGCTGTCCAAGGACCTGATGGCCATCGCGGGCGGCGCGCTCAAGACCAACATCACGACGCTGGGCCCGCTGGTGCTCCCCGTGAGCGAGCAGCTGCTCTTCTTTGCGACGCTGGTGGCGAAGAAGCTGCTGAGCGCCAAGATGAAGCCCTACATCCCGGACTTCAAGCTGGCGTTCGAgcacttctgcatccacgcgggCGGGCGCGCGGTGATCGACGAGCTGGAGAAGAACCTGCAGCTGAGCCCCGCCCACGTGGAGGCGTCCCGGATGACGCTCCACCGGTTCGGCAACACCTCCAGCAGCTCCATCTGGTACGAACTCGCCTACATGGAGGCCAAGGGCCGCGTCCGCCGCGGCCACCGCATCTGGCAGATCGCCTTCGGCAGCGGGTTCAAGTGCAACAGCGCCGTGTGGCACGCCCTGCGCAACGTCAAGCCGTCGCCCGACAACCCCTGGGAGGACTGCATTGACCGCTACCCGGTGGAGCTCGTCGACGGCTTCCCCACGCACACGCCGCAGCAATAG
- the LOC136510125 gene encoding GATA transcription factor 15-like, whose translation MLQQEVAPCACGPRYAGGCGGRCAASAPAFSLLFPMPMELPPEQCYYYHAEDGGCGGQVDCTLSLATPSTRLAEAAGVVHARAGGGGGSAAVLVEEPRQEGSPPRRCANCDTTSTPLWRNGPRGPKSLCNACGIRYKKEERRAAAAVAPAPATQDSGVRPYACGGYARPPPPPQQQWGCYGPAAGKSAASYGMYGGDGVVDADGPCLSWMLNVVPSSPAFAVRERHTLFQYY comes from the exons ATGCTGCAGCAGGAGGTTGCGCCGTGCGCGTGCGGGCCGCGCTACGCCGGAGGCTGCGGCGGCCGGTGCGCGGCGTCGGCGCCGGCCTTCTCGCTGCTGTTCCCCATGCCAATGGAGTTGCCGCCGGAGCAGTGCTACTACTACCACGCGGAggacggcggctgcggcggccagGTCGACTGCACGCTGTCGCTCGCCACGCCGTCCACGCGCCTCGCCGAGGCCGCCGGCGTCGTCCACGCGCgcgcgggcggtggcggtggcagtgcCGCCGTCTTGGTGGAGGAGCCCCGCCAAGAAGGCTCGCCGCCCCGGCGGTGCGCCAACTGCGACACCACGTCGACGCCCCTCTGGCGGAACGGGCCGCGGGGACCCAAG TCGCTGTGCAACGCCTGCGGGATCCGGTACAAGAAGGAGGAGCGGCGCGCCGCGGCGGCCGTCGCGCCAGCGCCGGCGACGCAGGACAGCGGGGTCCGGCCGTACGCGTGCGGCGGCTACGctcgaccgccgccgccgccgcagcagcagtgGGGATGCTACGGCCCGGCCGCGGGGAAGTCGGCGGCATCCTACGGGATGTACGGTGGCGACGGCGTCGTCGACGCGGACGGGCCCTGCCTGTCGTGGATGCTCAACGTCGTGCCCTCCTCGCCGGCGTTCGCCGTCCGGGAGAGGCACACTCTGTTCCAGTACTACTAG